Proteins from a genomic interval of Piscinibacter sp. HJYY11:
- a CDS encoding DUF6882 domain-containing protein → MTDDEFSSFLDSAVAELRVKQQQLTDDHGLGKFSRWWFDQETETLEFFDIKDAKALEASVIDIGSYASDSNTWKWAWANDSVLEPLREKASSLRALADLTGMEIFANEDAFEIDGMPMAWELAAMSVRHLGALGVYRAPSSQSPLASFLAIMSVRKAQGEV, encoded by the coding sequence ATGACTGACGATGAGTTTTCCAGCTTCCTGGACTCAGCAGTGGCTGAGCTACGAGTAAAGCAACAACAACTGACGGACGATCACGGCCTTGGAAAGTTCAGTCGGTGGTGGTTCGACCAAGAGACGGAGACCCTGGAGTTCTTCGACATCAAAGACGCGAAGGCTTTGGAAGCTTCGGTGATTGACATCGGTAGTTACGCGTCCGATTCCAATACGTGGAAATGGGCGTGGGCCAACGATTCCGTTCTTGAGCCTTTGCGGGAAAAAGCAAGCTCTCTGCGAGCCCTGGCAGATCTAACTGGAATGGAGATCTTTGCAAACGAGGATGCCTTTGAGATTGATGGCATGCCTATGGCCTGGGAGCTGGCAGCAATGAGCGTTCGTCACCTTGGAGCGCTCGGCGTCTATCGCGCGCCATCGTCTCAGAGTCCGCTTGCTTCATTCCTGGCAATCATGTCCGTTCGCAAGGCACAAGGTGAGGTCTAA
- a CDS encoding multidrug efflux SMR transporter, protein MLAITNTTSAWLLIAASGLLEIAFSVSMKLSDGYTKLVPSLISIGTAILSVWLMSLTLKVIPVGTAYAVWAGIGAAGTAVVGMVLFQEPAVLARICCIGLVIAGIVGLQLLAPA, encoded by the coding sequence ATGCTCGCCATCACGAACACAACCTCGGCCTGGCTGCTCATCGCCGCCTCTGGACTTCTGGAGATCGCCTTCTCCGTCAGCATGAAGCTTTCTGACGGCTATACAAAGCTGGTTCCTTCCCTCATCTCTATCGGAACTGCCATCCTGAGCGTTTGGCTCATGAGCCTCACGCTCAAGGTCATTCCAGTTGGTACGGCGTATGCGGTCTGGGCCGGCATTGGCGCTGCGGGTACGGCAGTCGTAGGCATGGTGCTCTTCCAAGAGCCCGCAGTACTCGCCCGTATTTGTTGCATCGGTCTGGTCATCGCTGGCATTGTCGGGTTGCAGCTTTTGGCTCCTGCCTGA
- a CDS encoding DUF3703 domain-containing protein yields MSTFSTKIRPHVDAEIVASLNAERTGQTDKAFSHLERAHVLGQASTAHHVRVHWHMLMWAARHRKPGEILGQITSVHSSRCLSSPSSQQESEKLAHRKDDAQPFHREDVQGLCPCAASHVKLFGRTGDSWIRPSLPSWSSLLS; encoded by the coding sequence ATGAGTACGTTCAGCACGAAGATCCGGCCGCATGTTGATGCCGAGATAGTTGCTTCGCTAAACGCAGAGCGAACGGGCCAAACCGACAAGGCGTTCTCTCATCTGGAGAGAGCTCACGTCCTCGGCCAGGCATCGACGGCACACCACGTCAGAGTGCATTGGCACATGCTCATGTGGGCAGCCCGGCATCGGAAGCCAGGAGAGATTCTTGGACAGATTACGTCAGTCCATTCAAGCCGATGCCTGTCGAGCCCGAGCTCGCAGCAAGAATCGGAGAAGCTCGCTCATCGCAAAGATGACGCCCAACCCTTCCATCGAGAGGACGTCCAAGGGCTGTGCCCTTGCGCCGCCTCCCATGTCAAATTGTTTGGCCGCACAGGAGACTCATGGATTCGTCCTTCCTTGCCTTCTTGGTCATCTCTGCTGTCGTGA
- a CDS encoding LysE family translocator, protein MDSSFLAFLVISAVVIATPGPDTALTIRNVVAGGRPAGLATALGVSVGQLIWAIATSLGLVAVLLASEPIFHALRLAGAAYLVYLGVQSLRSALSKSAFPSLKQQAPSTLSPRKAFFQGILNDLANPKMAVFFASVLPQFAPQGQGMLSHLILLGLVFSLLTFAWLAIYVSLVAFAGAWLSHSKVRRAVDGVAGFTLVGMGVRVATSER, encoded by the coding sequence ATGGATTCGTCCTTCCTTGCCTTCTTGGTCATCTCTGCTGTCGTGATAGCCACGCCTGGCCCTGACACAGCATTGACAATACGCAACGTTGTCGCGGGCGGTAGACCCGCAGGGTTGGCCACCGCGCTCGGTGTGTCGGTGGGCCAACTCATCTGGGCCATTGCAACCAGTCTTGGCTTGGTTGCCGTTCTTCTGGCATCCGAGCCAATCTTTCATGCTCTACGTTTGGCCGGCGCAGCGTACCTTGTCTACTTGGGGGTGCAATCGCTTCGATCGGCTCTTTCCAAGTCCGCGTTCCCCAGCCTCAAACAGCAGGCACCCAGCACACTGTCACCTCGAAAGGCCTTCTTTCAGGGAATCCTCAACGACTTGGCCAATCCAAAGATGGCAGTGTTTTTTGCGAGTGTCTTGCCACAGTTCGCCCCGCAAGGCCAGGGAATGCTTTCCCACCTCATCCTTTTGGGCCTCGTCTTCTCGTTGCTCACGTTTGCATGGCTTGCCATCTATGTGTCCCTTGTCGCATTTGCCGGCGCATGGCTAAGCCACTCGAAGGTGCGGCGAGCCGTCGACGGAGTAGCCGGCTTCACCCTGGTAGGCATGGGCGTTCGGGTGGCCACCAGCGAGCGCTGA
- a CDS encoding CYTH domain-containing protein, which yields MGVEIERKFLVVGSARRQGGGIRFSQGYLNRAKDRTVRVRIAGEQAYLTIKGRNEGASRSEFEYEIPLADGQELLLLCERPLIEKIRRVVRHEQSTWEVDEFLGENAGLVVAEIELQSEEQSFSRPEWLGEEVTHDARYFNSSLSKHPFGRWHAKPAD from the coding sequence GTGGGCGTTGAAATCGAACGAAAATTCTTGGTTGTAGGCTCCGCACGGCGCCAAGGCGGCGGCATTCGCTTCAGTCAGGGCTACCTCAACCGGGCCAAAGACCGAACCGTGCGCGTTCGGATTGCGGGAGAGCAGGCCTACCTGACGATCAAAGGTCGGAATGAAGGTGCTTCAAGGAGCGAGTTCGAGTACGAGATTCCCCTCGCCGATGGCCAAGAACTCCTGCTGCTCTGCGAGCGTCCTCTGATCGAGAAGATTCGCAGGGTCGTCCGGCACGAGCAAAGCACCTGGGAAGTCGATGAGTTCCTGGGGGAGAACGCTGGTCTCGTCGTTGCAGAGATTGAGTTGCAGTCGGAGGAGCAGTCGTTTTCGCGTCCGGAGTGGCTTGGAGAAGAGGTCACTCACGACGCGCGCTATTTCAACTCCAGTCTGTCTAAGCACCCCTTTGGCCGTTGGCATGCGAAGCCGGCCGACTGA
- a CDS encoding GFA family protein yields MKTYSGGCLCGEIRYEVTADPGPSRICWCRDCQRIASNGTANVVFPSAALKVTGTTGQHEKTADSGNTVTRRFCPKCGTQLFSDSTGRQGLTVVRLGTLDDPSSIKPTATIWSASAPSWACIDGALEVFKGPPPSVPHKK; encoded by the coding sequence ATGAAGACCTACTCCGGTGGCTGCCTCTGCGGGGAGATTCGCTATGAAGTCACGGCCGATCCCGGCCCTTCGCGAATCTGCTGGTGTCGAGACTGTCAACGCATCGCATCCAATGGGACCGCGAATGTCGTGTTTCCAAGTGCGGCACTCAAAGTGACTGGCACGACGGGTCAACATGAGAAGACTGCTGACAGCGGAAACACGGTGACCCGCCGCTTCTGTCCCAAGTGCGGCACCCAGCTGTTCTCTGATTCGACCGGTCGCCAGGGCTTGACCGTCGTTCGTTTGGGCACACTCGATGACCCGTCGTCCATCAAGCCGACAGCCACCATCTGGAGCGCCAGCGCGCCGAGCTGGGCCTGCATCGACGGGGCGCTGGAGGTCTTCAAAGGTCCACCGCCTTCCGTGCCCCACAAAAAGTGA
- a CDS encoding GFA family protein produces MFKSVGGVQIKEKHRASCHCGAVVLELDLPDGIVNPLRCNCSMCRRKGAIMGSVARSGLRVVQGESSLKEYQFNTKVARHYFCSNCGVYTHHQRRSNPDECGYNVGCLEGVDPFDLEPVRVSDGANHLLDRKS; encoded by the coding sequence ATGTTCAAGAGTGTTGGAGGAGTTCAGATCAAGGAGAAGCACCGGGCCTCCTGTCATTGCGGTGCCGTCGTCCTGGAGCTCGATCTCCCTGACGGAATCGTCAATCCACTGCGATGCAACTGCTCGATGTGCCGTCGGAAAGGCGCCATCATGGGCTCAGTGGCGAGGTCTGGTCTCAGGGTCGTGCAAGGCGAGTCGTCGTTGAAGGAATACCAGTTCAACACGAAGGTCGCCCGTCACTACTTCTGTTCCAACTGCGGCGTCTACACACACCACCAGCGCCGCTCGAACCCGGATGAATGCGGCTACAACGTTGGGTGTCTTGAAGGCGTGGATCCCTTTGACCTGGAGCCTGTCCGCGTCAGTGATGGCGCCAACCACCTTCTTGATCGAAAGTCATGA
- a CDS encoding protein-tyrosine phosphatase family protein, with amino-acid sequence MQQNADALRDQLQHGRAVAIHCRAGIGRTGVVAGSLLHLLGIPCKDIFHRLSRSRGVSMPATSSQADWVEQFWKVRRGS; translated from the coding sequence GTGCAGCAGAATGCGGACGCTCTGCGCGACCAGCTTCAGCACGGCCGGGCGGTGGCCATCCACTGTCGGGCCGGCATCGGACGCACGGGCGTGGTCGCCGGCAGTCTCCTCCATCTGCTTGGCATCCCCTGCAAGGACATCTTTCACCGGCTGAGTCGAAGCCGCGGCGTGTCGATGCCCGCGACAAGTTCCCAAGCCGACTGGGTCGAGCAGTTCTGGAAGGTGCGGCGTGGGTCCTGA
- a CDS encoding HAD family hydrolase, with the protein MKHILFDADGVLQHATQHWQPALQSVLGLSDEAQAKAVLDDIFQAETEVLETEGGFAERLERVLAKWNRPGLLSQTLDVIHAIEVFDDVMSTVQALRRRGVRCHVASNQQCARAEVGLARRKHVNLSRLQEHARTHGGECLTEAYITSRTYYRFRCAEGHEWEARAGNVLQGGWCATCRAAERVGKR; encoded by the coding sequence GTGAAGCACATCCTCTTCGATGCCGATGGAGTTCTCCAGCACGCCACCCAGCACTGGCAACCTGCGTTGCAGTCGGTCCTCGGCCTCAGCGATGAGGCACAGGCGAAGGCCGTCCTCGACGACATCTTCCAGGCCGAAACCGAGGTGCTCGAAACCGAGGGTGGTTTCGCAGAACGGCTGGAGCGCGTCCTGGCCAAGTGGAATCGACCAGGCCTTCTGTCGCAGACGCTGGATGTGATCCACGCGATCGAGGTCTTCGACGACGTGATGAGCACCGTGCAGGCCCTCCGCAGGCGAGGCGTGCGCTGCCACGTCGCAAGCAATCAGCAATGCGCGCGAGCCGAGGTGGGATTGGCTCGACGCAAGCATGTGAACCTGTCGCGTCTTCAAGAGCATGCCCGCACCCACGGTGGCGAGTGCCTCACCGAGGCGTACATCACCAGCCGCACCTACTACCGGTTCCGGTGTGCCGAGGGCCATGAGTGGGAGGCGCGCGCCGGCAATGTTCTTCAGGGAGGGTGGTGCGCTACATGCCGAGCCGCAGAGCGGGTCGGCAAACGTTAG
- a CDS encoding DUF4253 domain-containing protein translates to MIHRRTLLLSIGLLPGYLVGAQPSSLLAQGSQILQDVTGQPVREFSTQDFGRGVYSDGPSVLVPEKQAERLLNLVRTKLPAGLVAFVGVTNSHATPKPNGVELVVAAGKDQFDILRVAATDGVNHGLSTEDFIKELVRWNDEFGIDIWQAETDVVQLRPKTLPKNLRAFANRVYKFCPDIVDQGTGDVRKLEKLIAQEKAVLLW, encoded by the coding sequence ATGATTCATCGCCGCACCCTCCTGCTTTCGATTGGTCTGCTGCCTGGCTACCTCGTAGGGGCTCAGCCGTCTTCATTGCTCGCTCAGGGAAGTCAGATACTGCAGGACGTGACAGGTCAGCCCGTTCGCGAGTTCTCTACCCAAGACTTTGGGCGAGGGGTGTATTCGGACGGGCCATCCGTTCTAGTCCCTGAGAAGCAAGCGGAGCGCCTACTCAATCTAGTCAGAACCAAGCTTCCAGCAGGGCTAGTGGCCTTCGTCGGCGTAACCAACAGCCATGCAACGCCAAAGCCGAACGGGGTCGAGCTTGTCGTGGCAGCCGGGAAAGACCAGTTCGACATCCTTCGCGTCGCAGCTACAGATGGGGTGAACCATGGGCTAAGTACCGAAGATTTCATCAAGGAGCTTGTGAGGTGGAACGATGAGTTCGGAATCGACATTTGGCAAGCTGAAACCGATGTTGTCCAACTGAGACCCAAGACACTGCCAAAGAACCTTCGTGCGTTCGCCAACCGCGTGTACAAGTTCTGCCCAGACATCGTTGACCAAGGTACCGGTGACGTTAGGAAGCTAGAGAAGTTGATTGCGCAAGAGAAGGCGGTGCTTCTGTGGTGA
- a CDS encoding penicillin-insensitive murein endopeptidase, translating into MLRYAFLLFATLSGLSVQAVGAQSQCYGTVSNGRIENSVKLPGSGKNFSAYSSLGTTAGRTHVHSKVAEIIVTAYGELAKNQPSTVYVYGETGWPAGGRLRPHRTHQNGLSVDFFVPVRNAKGKSVPLPAGVTNKLGYDIEFDQAGKYNEYTIDFPALAEHLYQLQRVAQARGVGISLVILDSAYLPKLFATARGPHLQKTLPFMKGKPWVRHDEHYHVDFSVPCKPNAA; encoded by the coding sequence ATGCTTCGATACGCTTTCCTTCTCTTTGCCACGCTCAGCGGGCTATCGGTTCAAGCGGTAGGCGCGCAGAGCCAGTGCTACGGCACAGTCAGCAACGGGCGCATCGAAAACAGCGTCAAGTTGCCAGGGAGCGGAAAAAACTTCAGCGCCTACAGCTCTCTAGGTACAACCGCCGGTCGAACTCACGTTCACTCCAAGGTCGCGGAGATCATCGTTACCGCGTATGGAGAGTTGGCGAAGAACCAGCCTTCAACTGTCTATGTGTACGGAGAAACCGGTTGGCCTGCCGGTGGTCGCCTGCGACCGCACCGAACTCACCAGAACGGCCTCTCTGTAGATTTCTTCGTCCCAGTTCGCAACGCTAAGGGGAAGTCAGTCCCACTGCCGGCAGGCGTCACGAACAAGTTGGGCTATGACATTGAGTTCGATCAAGCTGGCAAATACAACGAATACACGATCGACTTTCCTGCGCTAGCAGAGCACCTGTACCAACTACAACGGGTGGCCCAAGCGAGGGGCGTGGGCATCTCGCTGGTCATCCTTGATTCAGCTTACCTTCCGAAGCTGTTCGCTACGGCGCGCGGTCCGCATCTTCAGAAGACACTCCCCTTCATGAAGGGCAAGCCCTGGGTTCGCCATGATGAGCACTACCACGTTGACTTCAGTGTTCCGTGCAAGCCCAATGCGGCTTAA
- a CDS encoding PIN domain nuclease translates to MILVDSSVWIDYFRGRPTAQTDLLEGLLDSQELAIGDLIFMEVLQGCKFDKEFNEVRRLLGRLDLVVLGGEDVIVEAAKNYRKLRHLGLTVRGTIDVVLATRCIVSGHQLLHSDRDFDAFEQHLGLRCVGSAV, encoded by the coding sequence GTGATTCTTGTGGATTCGAGCGTTTGGATCGACTACTTCAGAGGGCGACCAACGGCGCAGACTGACCTGCTTGAAGGACTTCTTGACTCCCAAGAGCTCGCAATTGGTGACCTCATATTCATGGAGGTTCTCCAGGGGTGCAAGTTCGACAAGGAGTTCAACGAAGTTCGGCGTCTTTTGGGCCGCTTGGATCTCGTGGTTCTTGGTGGCGAAGATGTGATCGTGGAGGCAGCGAAGAACTACAGAAAGCTGCGCCATCTCGGTTTGACCGTGCGAGGCACCATTGATGTGGTGCTCGCCACTAGGTGCATCGTCAGTGGTCATCAACTGCTTCACAGCGATCGTGACTTCGATGCCTTTGAGCAGCACCTTGGGCTGCGCTGCGTGGGTTCCGCCGTCTAA
- a CDS encoding type II toxin-antitoxin system VapB family antitoxin: protein MRTNIVIDDKLMADTLRATGLRTKREAVELGLKTLLRLKQQAEIRKLRGKITWEGDLDAMRRDK, encoded by the coding sequence ATGCGAACCAACATCGTGATTGACGACAAGCTCATGGCTGACACCCTGCGTGCCACTGGCTTGCGCACCAAGCGCGAAGCCGTGGAGCTTGGATTGAAGACTTTGCTTCGGCTTAAGCAGCAAGCTGAAATTAGGAAGCTGCGCGGCAAGATTACCTGGGAAGGTGATCTCGATGCCATGAGGCGTGACAAGTGA
- a CDS encoding DUF1801 domain-containing protein — protein sequence METLEHAHKDEVQAIRELILSASPSVAEGIKWNAPSFRTTEYFATTNLREKNGIGIILHLGAKVREVAPGGMPIGDAKGLLRWLAKDRATIVFKDMHDLDAKKLAFVDVVRSWIAYV from the coding sequence ATGGAGACTCTCGAGCACGCCCACAAGGATGAAGTTCAGGCGATCCGAGAGCTGATCTTGTCGGCAAGCCCCAGCGTCGCTGAAGGCATTAAATGGAACGCTCCAAGCTTCCGGACCACAGAGTACTTCGCGACGACGAACCTGCGAGAGAAGAATGGGATCGGAATCATTCTTCACCTCGGAGCGAAAGTCAGAGAAGTAGCGCCCGGAGGCATGCCGATCGGCGATGCCAAAGGTCTGTTGCGGTGGTTAGCAAAGGACAGGGCGACGATCGTGTTCAAAGACATGCACGATCTCGATGCCAAGAAGTTGGCCTTCGTGGATGTCGTCCGTAGCTGGATCGCATACGTCTGA
- the radC gene encoding DNA repair protein RadC, which yields MATDRNVPRGSSVESTFLLVRDTATDQCRPAQADEVLLAAERLLRLAIHDRSVMDAPRTVRDFLRVRLGTLEHEVFSVMLLDAQNRLIEYVELFRGTVTQTSVYPREVVREALVKNAAGVILVHNHPSGLSQPSRADECLTQTLVKALMLIDVRVLDHLVVTPGQVTSFAESGLL from the coding sequence ATGGCGACCGATCGCAATGTTCCTCGCGGTTCTTCCGTCGAATCGACCTTCCTCCTCGTACGTGACACCGCCACGGACCAATGTCGACCTGCGCAGGCTGACGAGGTGCTGCTGGCGGCGGAGCGCTTGCTGCGGCTGGCGATCCACGATCGCAGCGTGATGGATGCGCCGCGCACGGTGCGCGACTTCCTGCGCGTGCGTCTCGGCACACTCGAGCATGAGGTGTTCTCTGTCATGCTGCTCGATGCGCAGAACCGGCTGATCGAGTACGTCGAACTGTTCCGGGGCACGGTGACGCAGACATCGGTCTATCCGAGGGAGGTGGTCCGCGAGGCGCTGGTGAAGAACGCGGCCGGCGTGATCCTGGTGCACAACCACCCATCGGGCCTGTCGCAACCGTCGCGCGCGGACGAGTGCCTGACCCAGACCCTGGTCAAGGCGCTGATGCTGATCGACGTGCGTGTGCTGGATCACCTGGTGGTGACGCCTGGGCAGGTGACGTCGTTCGCAGAGAGCGGCTTGCTCTAG
- a CDS encoding single-stranded DNA-binding protein: MANVQVIQRNARFAGPVRLEYVSGRDGQVAKGVVTAISNVRWGSGEAREEETTAIQWTLWGRQAESAAGYLGKGSRVNIVGRVRNNNYEKDGQMVYGMTFTVEDLDYLDTKAEGEARRGREQSGKSTNGPMHSAGDVSGSRPVAPNRKAARPSSRSVARPPSVTNVAKPDAHTDVPF; the protein is encoded by the coding sequence ATGGCCAATGTTCAAGTCATCCAACGCAATGCCCGCTTCGCCGGTCCCGTGCGCCTCGAATACGTCAGCGGGCGTGATGGGCAGGTCGCCAAGGGGGTCGTGACCGCCATCAGCAATGTGCGGTGGGGCAGTGGCGAGGCGCGCGAGGAGGAGACCACGGCGATTCAATGGACGCTGTGGGGCAGGCAGGCGGAGTCCGCTGCCGGGTACCTGGGCAAGGGCAGCCGCGTCAACATCGTCGGCCGCGTGCGCAACAACAACTACGAAAAAGACGGCCAGATGGTCTACGGCATGACCTTCACCGTCGAGGACCTCGACTACCTGGACACGAAGGCCGAAGGCGAGGCGCGACGCGGCCGCGAGCAGTCGGGAAAATCGACGAACGGCCCGATGCACAGCGCGGGTGATGTGTCGGGGTCACGTCCGGTCGCCCCGAACCGCAAGGCCGCACGTCCTTCGTCCCGCTCGGTTGCACGTCCGCCGTCCGTCACGAACGTCGCCAAGCCGGACGCCCACACGGACGTTCCGTTCTGA
- a CDS encoding DUF932 domain-containing protein yields MNTHTRLATRFAGTTRSLRSETVLDEQQMRAVAPSIFAECKHVSRSERYTYIPTIDVLRGLRCEGFEPFMVAQGRCRAPGKEDFTKHLIRLRHARDGDGAARARPEAHEIILINSHDGASSYQMLAGVLRFVCLNSLVVGDIAHDIRIPHKGNIQGEVIEGAFRVLEDFETIDASTEGMKSVTLQSAEEQAFARAALALRYAQHPAGVPVPITAEQLVEPRRMEDRGASLWDSFQRVQENLLRGGLRGRTVQGRRMRTREVGSIDRGVSLNRALWTLAEEMRKLKA; encoded by the coding sequence ATGAACACCCACACCCGACTGGCGACCCGCTTCGCCGGCACCACGCGCAGCCTGCGCAGCGAGACAGTTCTGGACGAGCAGCAGATGCGCGCCGTGGCGCCGTCGATCTTCGCCGAGTGCAAGCACGTGAGCCGCTCCGAGCGATACACCTACATTCCGACCATCGACGTCCTGCGAGGGCTTCGCTGCGAAGGCTTCGAGCCTTTCATGGTGGCCCAGGGCAGGTGCCGCGCGCCAGGCAAGGAGGATTTCACCAAGCACCTGATCCGCCTGCGCCACGCGCGGGACGGAGATGGCGCGGCCCGCGCGCGCCCCGAGGCCCACGAGATCATCCTGATCAACAGCCATGACGGCGCGAGCTCTTACCAGATGCTCGCCGGTGTGCTGCGCTTCGTGTGCCTCAACAGCCTGGTGGTGGGCGACATCGCGCACGACATCCGGATCCCCCACAAGGGCAACATCCAGGGCGAGGTGATCGAAGGGGCGTTCCGTGTGCTGGAGGACTTCGAGACCATCGACGCGTCCACCGAAGGCATGAAGTCGGTCACGCTTCAATCCGCAGAGGAGCAGGCCTTCGCGCGTGCGGCGCTCGCGCTGCGCTATGCGCAGCATCCGGCGGGCGTGCCGGTGCCCATCACGGCCGAACAGCTTGTCGAGCCGCGTCGCATGGAAGACCGCGGGGCGAGCCTCTGGGACAGCTTCCAGCGCGTGCAGGAGAACTTGCTGCGCGGCGGTCTGCGCGGGCGCACCGTGCAGGGCCGGCGCATGCGCACCCGCGAGGTCGGGAGCATCGATCGTGGCGTGAGCCTGAACCGCGCGCTGTGGACGCTGGCCGAGGAGATGCGCAAGCTCAAGGCGTGA
- a CDS encoding YlcI/YnfO family protein, translating to MSEPLFVPFPIVAENDRPGASQLRYDGAMKTATIPSIRVEPEFRDEVEAVLAEGETLSQFVEAAVRASVARRQTQAEFIARGLRSRDEARRTGDYVSADAVVVGLQRKLDAARKRLAKPRK from the coding sequence ATGTCCGAACCGCTATTCGTCCCGTTTCCCATCGTCGCGGAAAACGATCGTCCCGGTGCATCGCAATTGCGATACGATGGGGCCATGAAGACCGCCACCATTCCGTCCATCCGCGTCGAGCCCGAGTTCCGGGACGAGGTGGAAGCCGTCCTGGCGGAGGGCGAGACGCTCTCCCAGTTTGTGGAAGCTGCCGTTCGTGCCAGCGTCGCGCGGCGGCAGACCCAGGCCGAGTTCATCGCACGCGGGCTGCGCTCGCGCGACGAAGCGCGGCGCACCGGTGACTATGTCTCGGCCGATGCGGTGGTCGTCGGCTTGCAGCGCAAGCTGGACGCGGCGCGCAAGCGGCTGGCCAAGCCCCGGAAGTGA
- a CDS encoding type II toxin-antitoxin system RelE/ParE family toxin, with the protein MSFRVRFTRAAQWDLDRLFDFILERELRSETGDLSLPEQALAAVQAGIATLRSSPFTCRKAGDSAFLRELVISFGRSGYVALFEIVGADEIVVLAVRHQLEDDYH; encoded by the coding sequence GTGAGCTTCAGGGTCCGCTTCACGCGTGCGGCCCAGTGGGACCTCGATCGCCTCTTCGATTTCATCCTGGAGCGTGAACTGCGCAGCGAGACAGGCGACCTGTCCCTGCCCGAGCAGGCGCTCGCCGCAGTGCAGGCCGGGATCGCCACGCTGCGCAGTTCTCCGTTTACCTGCCGCAAGGCCGGCGACTCCGCCTTCCTGCGGGAGCTCGTGATTTCGTTCGGGCGTTCCGGCTACGTGGCGCTCTTCGAGATCGTCGGCGCGGACGAGATCGTCGTCCTGGCGGTGCGCCACCAGCTGGAAGACGACTACCACTGA
- the stbB gene encoding StbB family protein gives MKIAVINFSGNVGKTTVARHLLAPRIPDCQLVAVESINADEGPSVTIRGRQFAQLQEFLQGPDNAVIDIGASNVEELLRLMLRYRDSQEDFDVFVVPTVPARKQQQDTAATLEELARIGVPPARLRLLFNQVDDDDPLERSFETLLAYCAASRVVQPDPAIVLPYNEVYSLVRSSTRSLVELAGDATDYKAEIARAASRSEVLALAQRLALHRLARGVVPQLDACFTALRLALA, from the coding sequence ATGAAGATCGCCGTCATCAACTTCTCCGGGAACGTCGGCAAGACCACCGTGGCCCGCCACCTGCTGGCCCCGCGCATCCCCGACTGCCAGCTCGTGGCGGTGGAGAGCATCAACGCCGACGAGGGCCCGTCGGTGACCATCCGCGGCCGGCAATTTGCGCAGCTGCAGGAGTTCCTCCAGGGCCCCGACAACGCCGTGATCGACATCGGCGCGAGCAACGTCGAGGAGCTGCTCAGGCTGATGCTGCGCTACCGCGACAGCCAGGAAGACTTCGATGTCTTCGTCGTGCCGACGGTGCCGGCGCGCAAGCAGCAGCAGGACACGGCCGCCACCCTGGAGGAGCTCGCGCGCATCGGCGTTCCACCGGCCAGGCTGCGGCTGCTGTTCAACCAGGTCGACGACGACGACCCGCTGGAGCGGTCCTTCGAGACGCTGCTGGCGTACTGCGCGGCGTCGCGTGTCGTGCAGCCCGACCCGGCCATCGTGCTGCCGTACAACGAGGTGTATTCGCTTGTCCGCAGCAGCACACGATCGCTCGTCGAGCTGGCCGGCGACGCGACGGACTACAAGGCAGAGATTGCCCGTGCCGCCTCCCGCTCGGAGGTGCTGGCTCTGGCGCAGCGCCTGGCGCTCCATCGCCTCGCACGGGGTGTCGTCCCGCAACTGGACGCCTGCTTCACGGCCCTTCGGCTGGCGCTGGCGTGA